From one Eucalyptus grandis isolate ANBG69807.140 chromosome 9, ASM1654582v1, whole genome shotgun sequence genomic stretch:
- the LOC104418583 gene encoding patatin-like protein 3 isoform X1, with protein MESERLSLKIQPPKYGKLITILSIDGGGVRGIIPGVILDYLEAQLQELDGEGARLADYFDVIAGTSTGGLITAMLSAPDADNRPLFAAKDIVPFYLENCPKIFPQGCGCLGSVVSTLRSLAGPKYNGVYLHKLIRKLLGTTRLHASLTGLVIPTFDIKKLEPVLFSSYEVSKHSFLDAQLSDICIGTSAAPTYFPAHYFTTEETHEFNLIDGGMVANNPTLVAVSEVTKQILREEAHFIDIKPPVDYTRLLVISLGTGSDTSELMFNAKKASKWGLFCWLYQDGTSPLIDIYSQGSSDLVDYHNSVVFKAYQSEKNYLRINDDSLKGTLSSVDTSTKENLEGLVKVGEHLLKKPVSRFDLDTGRYESIPNAGTNEEALKR; from the exons ATGGAGAGCGAACGTTTGTCCTTGAAAATTCAGCCTCCGAAGTACGGAAAACTCATCACGATCCTTAGTATTGATGGCGGAGGAGTCCGAGGAATCATTCCAGGAGTCATTCTCGATTACCTCGAAGCCCAACTTCAG GAGCTGGATGGCGAAGGCGCGAGGCTTGCAGATTATTTCGATGTAATAGCGGGAACAAGCACTGGAGGTCTCATCACGGCCATGTTGTCGGCGCCTGACGCGGACAACCGTCCTCTCTTTGCCGCGAAAGACATAGTCCCATTTTACTTAGAGAATTGTCCTAAGATCTTCCCTCAAGGATG TGGGTGCCTGGGTTCGGTCGTGAGCACGCTCAGATCTCTGGCGGGACCAAAGTACAACGGAGTGTATCTTCACAAATTAATAAGGAAGTTACTTGGAACCACGAGGCTGCACGCTAGCCTTACCGGCTTGGTTATCCCCACCTTCGATATCAAAAAGCTCGAACcagttttattttcttcatatgaG GTGTCGAAACATTCATTCTTGGACGCTCAACTATCGGACATATGCATTGGCACATCGGCCGCTCCGACTTACTTCCCCGCACATTATTTCACGACGGAAGAGACCCATGAATTTAATCTCATCGACGGTGGTATGGTCGCTAACAATCCG ACATTGGTCGCCGTCAGTGAAGTGACCAAGCAGATCTTGAGGGAAGAAGCACATTTCATCGACATCAAACCGCCCGTCGACTACACTCGATTATTGGTGATCTCGCTCGGGACTGGCTCGGACACGTCGGAGCTCATGTTCAATGCCAAGAAGGCCTCGAAGTGGGGGTTGTTCTGCTGGTTGTACCAGGACGGCACGAGCCCTTTGATAGACATCTACTCTCAAGGGAGTTCCGATCTTGTCGATTACCACAATTCCGTGGTCTTCAAGGCCTACCAGTCCGAGAAGAATTACCTCCGTATTAAT GATGACAGTCTAAAGGGGACTTTATCTTCGGTGGACACATCCACGAAGGAGAACTTGGAAGGTCTGGTGAAAGTTGGCGAGCACTTGTTGAAGAAGCCGGTCTCGCGATTTGATCTCGACACTGGCCGCTACGAATCCATTCCGAATGCCGGCACCAACGAGGAAGCCCTCAAAAGGTAA
- the LOC104418583 gene encoding patatin-like protein 3 isoform X2, translating into MESERLSLKIQPPKYGKLITILSIDGGGVRGIIPGELDGEGARLADYFDVIAGTSTGGLITAMLSAPDADNRPLFAAKDIVPFYLENCPKIFPQGCGCLGSVVSTLRSLAGPKYNGVYLHKLIRKLLGTTRLHASLTGLVIPTFDIKKLEPVLFSSYEVSKHSFLDAQLSDICIGTSAAPTYFPAHYFTTEETHEFNLIDGGMVANNPTLVAVSEVTKQILREEAHFIDIKPPVDYTRLLVISLGTGSDTSELMFNAKKASKWGLFCWLYQDGTSPLIDIYSQGSSDLVDYHNSVVFKAYQSEKNYLRINDDSLKGTLSSVDTSTKENLEGLVKVGEHLLKKPVSRFDLDTGRYESIPNAGTNEEALKR; encoded by the exons ATGGAGAGCGAACGTTTGTCCTTGAAAATTCAGCCTCCGAAGTACGGAAAACTCATCACGATCCTTAGTATTGATGGCGGAGGAGTCCGAGGAATCATTCCAGGA GAGCTGGATGGCGAAGGCGCGAGGCTTGCAGATTATTTCGATGTAATAGCGGGAACAAGCACTGGAGGTCTCATCACGGCCATGTTGTCGGCGCCTGACGCGGACAACCGTCCTCTCTTTGCCGCGAAAGACATAGTCCCATTTTACTTAGAGAATTGTCCTAAGATCTTCCCTCAAGGATG TGGGTGCCTGGGTTCGGTCGTGAGCACGCTCAGATCTCTGGCGGGACCAAAGTACAACGGAGTGTATCTTCACAAATTAATAAGGAAGTTACTTGGAACCACGAGGCTGCACGCTAGCCTTACCGGCTTGGTTATCCCCACCTTCGATATCAAAAAGCTCGAACcagttttattttcttcatatgaG GTGTCGAAACATTCATTCTTGGACGCTCAACTATCGGACATATGCATTGGCACATCGGCCGCTCCGACTTACTTCCCCGCACATTATTTCACGACGGAAGAGACCCATGAATTTAATCTCATCGACGGTGGTATGGTCGCTAACAATCCG ACATTGGTCGCCGTCAGTGAAGTGACCAAGCAGATCTTGAGGGAAGAAGCACATTTCATCGACATCAAACCGCCCGTCGACTACACTCGATTATTGGTGATCTCGCTCGGGACTGGCTCGGACACGTCGGAGCTCATGTTCAATGCCAAGAAGGCCTCGAAGTGGGGGTTGTTCTGCTGGTTGTACCAGGACGGCACGAGCCCTTTGATAGACATCTACTCTCAAGGGAGTTCCGATCTTGTCGATTACCACAATTCCGTGGTCTTCAAGGCCTACCAGTCCGAGAAGAATTACCTCCGTATTAAT GATGACAGTCTAAAGGGGACTTTATCTTCGGTGGACACATCCACGAAGGAGAACTTGGAAGGTCTGGTGAAAGTTGGCGAGCACTTGTTGAAGAAGCCGGTCTCGCGATTTGATCTCGACACTGGCCGCTACGAATCCATTCCGAATGCCGGCACCAACGAGGAAGCCCTCAAAAGGTAA